Within Scomber japonicus isolate fScoJap1 chromosome 18, fScoJap1.pri, whole genome shotgun sequence, the genomic segment CACGGACGGGACGCTACAGATAAGTGCTGAGGCTACTACTGTGCTATGCTGCGGTTTGAAGTTCAGAAACCAGGCAGGTTTTAGCACAAGATCTGTGAGAAGGGATGTCTGAGCAGCTCCTCAGCGCTCGGCCTGTGTTTGGCCTCCACGAAGATGCAGCGGATGAAGTCCCGCGCCTGGTCGGAGGTGTGGGAGGGCAGCAGCGGGTTGGTGGGTTGTGTGGCAATCTTGAAGATGGCTGCCATGGCTTCGAATTCAGCCCACGGAGGCTTTTCTGTCAGCATCTCCACCACCGTACAACCGAGGCTCCTGCAAACGACACACATGATGGGTTTTACTTCAGTTCAAACCTCGAACAACAAGCTGAAACAGATACCACATATTACGCCTCAGCTGCTCTCCACTTGAGCTTTTGAAGGAATGTTTTGAGTGGAAACTTTCTCCGGTTCACACACTCCACTTCTTTGCTCTGGCAGTCTGCAGAGGGCCTCCTCCACCTGTTTGGGAGGTACAACAAGCCCTCCTGGGAGGATTACTACCCCTCCCGACCCCGGCTGGGAACCTAGAACATACCAACCTCTGTTACGACCTGTCTGACTGGCCCTCAGCCAATCACATCATTCTCCTGGTGGGTTACCACCCAATCAGATTGCATAAGGGAATGTTgtctgctatgtgtgtgtgggagtgtggtAGGAACTGGGATACATACAGCAGGCTCCTCACTTTATTAAAAAGTTTTCCTTATAAGAGcaacactgctgctgccactTCTAAAGAGTCagtatttttccttctttcacaTTCACGTCTCGTCATAAACTTGTCATATTTGGGTACAGAGGCGGCTCCTGGTGATCCTACTCATTGAAGGAAGGTATTTCTCATCCAGTCTGTACATGCAACCGTTGACCCCGTTTCATTTCACTGAACTACTTTGACTGAGGCATCGCTCTGTAATGCAGCAAATAAAAAACAGCTGTAAGCGAGAGTTATTCCTCTTAAGTTGTTGCTTGTGCTTCAGATGTAATAatgccacagtgtctgtgtttgcttaTCGTGTTCTTTTTTACCGAGAAACAAACACTTCATTGTTTGGGACACTAGATGATCAATGTTTGCTGCAGTAGTTTGGGTATTTTTCTGTGGCAGCATTAAAAAACAACCTCAATAAGAATCTAAATATACAAGTCTAAAGGAATTGATAGTCTACGAGTGTAAAAAGATCTGCTCTACAGCTCTACTAAAGCAACTTATCAGTCAGTTAAACTACATATAAGTATGTATTATTAAAGGAAATAGATCATGAACACAAAACTGAGATTTGGGAGCACAGAGTGAACCAAACGGTAGATTTCCAGCCTAAACAAGGGGCAAAAACTCcctataaagctccataaagctgaaGTGAGTCGCTGATAACAAAACATTATACACTGGTCTCCTAGTAAATATCGTTGATACTCGCTTTAACCTGAACCACAGTGTGTATAACCTCGTCTTACCACACATCAGCCTTCCTGCCGTAGCCCTCTCCGCTGATCACCTCCGGGCTCATCCAGTAGGGGGTGCCGGTCACAGAGCGGATGCCGGTGCCAGACATGCAGATGGTCTGCAGCCTCTTGCTGGCACCGAAGTCTCCGAGCTTCACGTTGCCTACTGAATCCCGCAGGATGTTGGCACCTGAGAGAAGAGAGTCGACACCGAGAACATGTAAATATTACGGACCTCACAGTACAACGCTCAGGCCtgcgtgtaaaaaaaaaacaaaccagcgCTACCTTTGATGTCCCGGTGTACGATCATGTTGCTGTGCAGGTAGGACATCCCCTCCAGGATCTGTCTCGTGTACTTCCGGGTCACATTTTCCGTCAGAGCGCCGTAGGCTTTGAGCTGGTCTTTGACTGAACCCTGATACAAAAGAAACACATGCTTTACATTACATACTGCCTGGAGACAAAAGtgcaacaacacacatactgtgaGGATTCAAGACCATCAAACTACCACATGACTGCAGGTCTGAGCCACATATGGACTGAATTAAAGGATCTAAAGTTAAAATATTCAATGTTGGACCATAAAGGAcctttttgaccattttatcCCCAGGAACTAAAACTCAAAATCTAAAGCAGAGAGTAGagaaagtagaatttaatttactactatttgtttgtattttcatcaCACTTGAAGAACTGCAATGATTAGACAAATGAGCTTTGTTTGTGATTTCATTTCgtatgatgttttgtttttagatgtttttaagaTGTCTGAATATTAGAGAAGACACGAAGAGACGgagaaagagatgaaaatgtaaaaactacCACATCACTTCAGGTCTGAGCCAGAGATGGACtaaaaaaatgttcaactttAAAAGGCCTTTTGACCTTTTGACAGCTGAAGAACTGCAATGATTAGGCAAATTCACTTTGTTTGCAATTTCATTTTGTAACTTTTTGACATATTAGAAAGAAGAACTGATGAGGTGGAAAGAggtgaaaatgcaaaaaacccAGGAAATCTATCTTTGATCTGATTTGATAAACTTAATTTTGAAACgtgtataaaaacaaacaataaaaaaatgccAATGATAACAAAATTatgtattaaaaacaaacaaatgtaaaaaaaagacaaacaatttataacagaatttaaaataaGCAACAAACTCTCagtaaacaaactaaaataaaaccacatGTCTGAAAAAAGAGCAGGAGGAAGTTAATACTTTATAATTTCCTGCCTACTTCTCTAGAGCTCCATTTATAGACCAACACAATATGTTTATCACACCCCAAAATTATCTATCTAATACTTACATCAATACTAACAGTGTCTAACATGAGCGCCACagtaatgaaagagaaagaggtttTTCTGCTTTAGTTGCTCATTTTTAGATTAGTCATAACTAGAATACATCATTTTGGTCCAGGAACCAAAACTCGAGTAACAGTTCCTATAAATTTAACAGGATAAGTTCCCGTTATTGAAATAAACTGCAAGTTATTCCTGTTACTGTTCCttatttaaaacctttttttgtgtgtgtgtcaagtttCATTTTGAAAGTGCACTTCTGTGTCATTGGCAGTACCAGATCATTACAGAcggtgatgtgatgatgttcAACGTAGTTACACCCTTAGCTGCCATTTTCAATTTGGAAAGtggtccctccccttctgctacgtAGCCAAGATGGCAACGGTTGAGGGCGAGAGGTCTCCATAgttacacactcaactttttgactgttttgaatgCACCATCCAGGTACTCATTTAACAGGgggggtgttgggggggggggggggactctatttaggtatgcatttatgttatattgtaattgtaattggttgttttgcatttattttaacatggaccccaggaagagtagctgttgcctgggtaacagctaatggggatccaaataatcTAAACTAATCTCATATTCATTTCCATACTTTCATGtccatacttttctttttttcaactatctttttattgagaACAACGTACAAAGAGACagtaatataaaaagacaatattttgATTTTTCTCAGAACACGCATACATACACCCCCGCCCCCCGATTTATATGTTTAGAGTAGAGGTCCTACGCTGCTGGGACTCACCCCCGGCATGTACTCCATGAAAATGGTGAGGGTCTTCTCATTGTGATCCCTCAGACATCCGTAGTACTGAACAATTCGCTCATGATGCAGATTTTTCAGCAGCTGGATTTCGCACTCCAACGCGCTGACTTCCTGCACAGAAACGTACGTAAAAAGGAGCAGAGAAATTACACACTGAAGAGTCACCAAAACCACTCAGAGATTAAACGTATTCAAACAATAACATCTGTGTTGAGtcaatgttttcttttgcagataaaatgtttttttctatttttttttttaaagatacagTGGAGTCATATCTGTTAACAGtgatcacaaaaaaatgtaagtgtaaACACACGGATGGTAAACAGCGATTAACGAGTGCATGTGGAGTCAGCCAAAAGTGAAAGCTTAAAGCACAGAGCGAATGAAAGCCAGCAGCGCAGTTCCTCAAAAGAAGTTCCTGTGTTTACTTCAGCGAACGAGGCCACAACAGTCACATCACAGGCCGGAGGGAAGTTTGAGACTTACAAAGTATTCCCAAAGTCCCAACACATGAGATGGTTTCATAGAAACAACAACTGATTTACAGCTGCTACAAACCAGGAGGTGGAGAGTTTGTGATGAGGTGATGTGAGGTCAAGGCAACGCTGACCCGTCAACACTGCAACCACAACACTCCTCTTAGATACAGGAAGTGACTGAGCATGTTTTCTATGTGTCAGGCAggaaaagacattaaaatggGGAAGAGGGGTGTTGATGccgagggggaaaaaaaccctcttcAATACATTCTTGAGTTATTCAATTTCTCTCCTGCACATTGATTATTTCATTTACGTGTTTTGGAGATTCAATCAAGTTTAAAATCATGACTTAAGGTTCAGAAACTGAAGCATAAATGAGTTTAAAGTGGTTGATTCATTAATTTGATGCTCAGTCAGTCATGCTAACTACCTGCATTCCAGCATAATGGCCTGAGCAGATTAACATGCACAACATATGAGCTCATTCTTGGCGCTTTTTGCAGCAGGATTGTGGTGCAGACTCGTGATTTGTCATTAATCAACAACCAATGgtttcatattttctgtttccatACAGGATTTACACTGTCAACATGGGGAGGAAATGAAGGGGAGCCATTTGCGGACATTAATAGATGATGCAAAAAAATGTCTACGTGCAATGACagcaagacaaaacaaaaccaaaaaaaaaactgaagctgCAACATCATAGCATAAGCAAGAGTGGAAATGTACTCTAACGGTAACAGGAAGGAGCGATGAGGAAGGCTAAAAGAGAACTATGACTAAGTAGCGGCTGGCTCACCTTGCTGGTCTCAGGACTGTCAGGATCAAACTGGACTTGCTTAGCAGCCAGTTCCCTCCCAGTATCCACATCGTAACACAGGTAAACCCGCCCAAACGCTCCCTGGCCCAGAAGCTTCCCCCGCCGCCACGTCACCGGGGCGCTGGGTGCTGagaaaggacacacacagacacacagctgttAATCATCTAAGAAACTGAGCCGATTTACAAGTTTAATGAGAGTCGttacaatgtttttttactCTTAATTATTGGTTTCAGAAGCAAATTTCATTAAGCATGACATCTTGTATATCATATAAAACAGTAAATGACATGAAAACACCTTTTCAGAGACAAAACTATCATTTGTATCCTTTAATGCATCTTCCTCTAAAGTTTCTACTGACTAtaatttccccttttttctaggtaattttattttctcatgtAAAGAAATTGAactgtatttcccaaaatgtcataTAAGTTCCTTTAACCTGAACCGATTTACAAGTTTAATGAGAGTAGGCAGGATTATCTAACTGTTTCAGAAGCAGATTTTACTGaacctttttatctttttcatccTTTTACGAGTCAAATCTGATTTAGTGGCTTCATTTGTAAAAATAACTCCACTGACAGCGCCCTTTTAACCCTGCGGTATATTATCTATTGATCTCATGATCATCATCCTAAAATGTGAAGTATGTGCTCTCAATAAAAGTTTGATTTAGGTGAATCCAGCTGgatccacacacactcacatttatgTGCGACAGAGCGCTCCTGGGGACGTAGTCGGCCCTGGGCGTCGACCAGCTGCCAGCTGCCCAGACTCTCCTCGCTGCCGTTGAGCGACCGCCGCGAGGGCACCAGAGTAAAAAGGTTTCCCTGTGGGCGACGTATCCGCGGAAATGTCCGCCGACCTGTTAGGAGAGCGGGAAAAAGAGGCTGAGGGTTTTAATATCACACGATGGAGGAAacactacagacagacagacagacagacagacagacagacagacagacagacagacagacagacagacagacagacagacagacagagagagacagagagagagagagagagagagagagagagagatttaccTTCACTGTGGTCTTTATGATGCAGGGAGACGTGGTACCTGCGGGGAAAGGTGCCTCCCTTCCCCGCAACTCTGTCATACACATGATTCTCCCTGTCTGAAAGCAAAGATccaaaaaggtcaaaggtcattaggATTCATGTCTACTTCAGTCACAATCTAGCATTATCTTCCCTTATTTCTTTAATGTACGGAGAACTCTTTAGATATGAATTTATGAATGAGcctgttttattctttatttattcatatatctAATCTTCATTTAAACAGAGGCCAAATTTTAATCAGTGTCCCAATTTAAGGGACTACTACTCTCATTGAGATGCATTTTCTTCTTCAAGAcaagtttgaatatttttttaaaatctattttacatttttcaatataaCTAAGTACATTTCTATCAACTCTTCACACAGTCTTTCTTCAATAAAAACTCTTTGAATTTCAACCAGCTCAAATCTTTTCTCTTCACAGGctcctttatttaaaaaaaactcattttccaaatatgtattctttatttatgAGATTCAATTCAAGCACGGAAATCTTCTAGTATCATAGTAATATATCTAATCTTCATCTTCCCAAAACATCTGATAAGCTGAGGCCAATTTTCAATCAGTGTCCAAATTTATGGAAGTACTACCGTCATTGGGATACATTTTCTTCTACCTTAAAGTCCTTTAAAGGATATAAGACAAGGTTTCATTTTGGATTTAtgtgactttgtttttcttttatatttatgtgaGTATATATTTTTAGGTAGAGGTCATCAGAAAGCCCATTTAGACTTTTTCCTTCTACATGAACACTGATTTTTACTTGTTATTACTTGTTCTGTATTCGTCTGATTTCAACTGATGTGATAGATAAACTCATGGTTGATATATTTCCTCTATAAACTTTAATGCATCTACTGTATTTATGGCTTTAAAGTCGTTCAAATGTGTGAACAACTTCATGATATAAGCTGTCACAAAGCTTTATCCAATGAGATGTGAGTGtgctgctttaaccctcctgttgtccttgagtcaacgaaggaagggagggaggaagaaggaaaggagggaggaaggagggaaggaagaaggaaggaaaggagggaggaaggaaggagggaggaaggagggagggaggaaggaaggaaaggagggaggaaggaagaaggaaggagggagggaggaaagaaagagagaaggagggaaggaagggaa encodes:
- the map3k3 gene encoding mitogen-activated protein kinase kinase kinase 3 gives rise to the protein MNERQALHSIMKDLVALQMTRRQPVLSYDSGKTKTPAQANRQDDVRIKFEFSGERRILMFGRPVQFEEIQQKVKTVFGQQLDLHYMNNELSIPLRDQDDLDKAIDLLDRSSNMKSIKILLLTQEHSNASSPSHHAPCKQVRIKASQSTGDVSTVYQSSEPRGRHLSTGSQNTGRSSPPPGYVPERQQRIARQGSYTSINSEGEFIPETNDQCVLDPWSSAENSISGSCQSLDSNSDSPSLRKSRMHRAKSYPDNRQECSDRENHVYDRVAGKGGTFPRRYHVSLHHKDHSEGRRTFPRIRRPQGNLFTLVPSRRSLNGSEESLGSWQLVDAQGRLRPQERSVAHKSPSAPVTWRRGKLLGQGAFGRVYLCYDVDTGRELAAKQVQFDPDSPETSKEVSALECEIQLLKNLHHERIVQYYGCLRDHNEKTLTIFMEYMPGGSVKDQLKAYGALTENVTRKYTRQILEGMSYLHSNMIVHRDIKGANILRDSVGNVKLGDFGASKRLQTICMSGTGIRSVTGTPYWMSPEVISGEGYGRKADVWSLGCTVVEMLTEKPPWAEFEAMAAIFKIATQPTNPLLPSHTSDQARDFIRCIFVEAKHRPSAEELLRHPFSQILC